A single Augochlora pura isolate Apur16 chromosome 2, APUR_v2.2.1, whole genome shotgun sequence DNA region contains:
- the LOC144478488 gene encoding serum response factor-binding protein 1 isoform X1 — MTVTKTSIEINNEIVLLRQSVRRARICVINKLVREAKRLRTNRGNEKLSEKNKNKAEKCLKEVFELKRIKDDEVSKFGIINFENLQHILQNSETDDRTRVTVKVVRYKCLNDKIVEFLKKFPNCKEYISLSEKNHLLKKRRKNSISKYEQKDSKRLSNKKDDNSDGNIRINLNIKKDGQDVDVEESSVKNNEKSSMFVSKAVSKEATVKRFADIVEESDTLRVDDKCEENKEHQHRSMSLTVPRLDDFFLCSDKTAARINTGILSPKEDLNITPRINRIASKTIDKRSVKRDNSTYGGSERKQSDKRQRVNGKNVLYHINNVKETNRAITKKKQGFPGSKEAPADEKFIQTKSLKNESLHPSWEARRKLQDTMKQGFQGKKIRFEET, encoded by the coding sequence ATTGTTTTATTGAGGCAGAGTGTTCGTCGAGCTCGTATTTgcgtgataaataaattggttAGAGAAGCCAAGAGACTGCGTACGAATCGTGGTAACGAGAAACTTTccgaaaagaataaaaataaagcagaGAAATGTTTAAAGGAGGTTTTCGAGTTGAAACGTATCAAGGACGATGAAGTGTCCAAATTTGGAATCATTAATTTCGAGAATTTGCAGCACATACTACAGAATTCAGAAACCGACGATAGGACCAGAGTCACGGTAAAAGTTGTTCGTTACAAATGTTTAAACGATAAGATCGTGGAATTCCTAAAGAAGTTTCCAAACtgtaaagaatatatttctttgagtgaaaaaaatcatttactgaaaaagagaaggaagaacTCTATAAGTAAATACGAACAAAAAGATTCGAAACgattgtcaaataaaaaagatgacAACAGCGATGGAAATATCCggataaatctaaatataaaaaaggatGGACAAGACGTAGACGTCGAAGAAAGTAGCGTTAAAAATAACGAGAAAAGCTCCATGTTCGTTAGCAAGGCCGTAAGCAAAGAAGCTACGGTCAAGAGATTCGCAGATATTGTGGAAGAATCTGACACATTAAGAGTAGACGATAAatgcgaagaaaataaagagcACCAGCATCGATCGATGTCGTTAACCGTTCCGAGATTAGACGATTTCTTTCTATGTTCGGATAAGACTGCTGCACGCATAAATACTGGAATATTATCGCCGAAAGAAGACTTAAATATTACACCTAGGATAAACAGGATCGCGTCGAAGACTATTGACAAAAGAAGCGTAAAGCGCGATAATTCTACATACGGAGGGTCTGAGAGGAAGCAAAGCGATAAGAGACAACGAGTGAAtggtaaaaatgttttgtatcatataaataatgtgaaaGAAACGAACCGAGCGATTACCAAGAAGAAGCAAGGATTTCCAGGGTCCAAAGAAGCGCCTGCAGACGAAAAGTTCATACAGACAAAgtctttgaaaaatgaaagctTACATCCGTCGTGGGAAGcaagaagaaaattacaaGACACGATGAAACAAGGATTTCAAGGGAAAAAGATTCGATTCGAGGAGACTTAA
- the LOC144478488 gene encoding serum response factor-binding protein 1 isoform X2, with product MCVQYPGVSKKIVLLRQSVRRARICVINKLVREAKRLRTNRGNEKLSEKNKNKAEKCLKEVFELKRIKDDEVSKFGIINFENLQHILQNSETDDRTRVTVKVVRYKCLNDKIVEFLKKFPNCKEYISLSEKNHLLKKRRKNSISKYEQKDSKRLSNKKDDNSDGNIRINLNIKKDGQDVDVEESSVKNNEKSSMFVSKAVSKEATVKRFADIVEESDTLRVDDKCEENKEHQHRSMSLTVPRLDDFFLCSDKTAARINTGILSPKEDLNITPRINRIASKTIDKRSVKRDNSTYGGSERKQSDKRQRVNGKNVLYHINNVKETNRAITKKKQGFPGSKEAPADEKFIQTKSLKNESLHPSWEARRKLQDTMKQGFQGKKIRFEET from the coding sequence ATTGTTTTATTGAGGCAGAGTGTTCGTCGAGCTCGTATTTgcgtgataaataaattggttAGAGAAGCCAAGAGACTGCGTACGAATCGTGGTAACGAGAAACTTTccgaaaagaataaaaataaagcagaGAAATGTTTAAAGGAGGTTTTCGAGTTGAAACGTATCAAGGACGATGAAGTGTCCAAATTTGGAATCATTAATTTCGAGAATTTGCAGCACATACTACAGAATTCAGAAACCGACGATAGGACCAGAGTCACGGTAAAAGTTGTTCGTTACAAATGTTTAAACGATAAGATCGTGGAATTCCTAAAGAAGTTTCCAAACtgtaaagaatatatttctttgagtgaaaaaaatcatttactgaaaaagagaaggaagaacTCTATAAGTAAATACGAACAAAAAGATTCGAAACgattgtcaaataaaaaagatgacAACAGCGATGGAAATATCCggataaatctaaatataaaaaaggatGGACAAGACGTAGACGTCGAAGAAAGTAGCGTTAAAAATAACGAGAAAAGCTCCATGTTCGTTAGCAAGGCCGTAAGCAAAGAAGCTACGGTCAAGAGATTCGCAGATATTGTGGAAGAATCTGACACATTAAGAGTAGACGATAAatgcgaagaaaataaagagcACCAGCATCGATCGATGTCGTTAACCGTTCCGAGATTAGACGATTTCTTTCTATGTTCGGATAAGACTGCTGCACGCATAAATACTGGAATATTATCGCCGAAAGAAGACTTAAATATTACACCTAGGATAAACAGGATCGCGTCGAAGACTATTGACAAAAGAAGCGTAAAGCGCGATAATTCTACATACGGAGGGTCTGAGAGGAAGCAAAGCGATAAGAGACAACGAGTGAAtggtaaaaatgttttgtatcatataaataatgtgaaaGAAACGAACCGAGCGATTACCAAGAAGAAGCAAGGATTTCCAGGGTCCAAAGAAGCGCCTGCAGACGAAAAGTTCATACAGACAAAgtctttgaaaaatgaaagctTACATCCGTCGTGGGAAGcaagaagaaaattacaaGACACGATGAAACAAGGATTTCAAGGGAAAAAGATTCGATTCGAGGAGACTTAA
- the Aos gene encoding protein argos, whose product MADLMCLLLAMFGQLFIREIHGSLLGVELDETGQRLLNEYLSLDEGKYLTELRQFRDTTIKIDSIDRKRKHHPVHQPPRILYQVGDSEEELPECSDRSEVCSKVDLYGSPWVERQCRCPDGRNCPSSLHGDDGHTIVDKTRQYKLCEPVKHLPICRYFKDITWTLAPGGGPANATIQRVYCRCRPSSVPYLVRRQAHRSPGGNPGFIYAFACSPQSRLRCQHKEPCRLFTVRKRRTSQLEEVNASPLCQCPKGHRCPRRHTDPGSLPARSYSGVLEIKTYSGYCVPSQSHRSEAVYTV is encoded by the exons ATGGCCGATTTGATGTGCCTGTTATTGGCGATGTTCGGGCAGTTGTTTATTCGCGAGATTCACGGTAGCCTTCTCGGCGTGGAACTCGACGAAACTGGTCAACGATTGCTCAACGAATATTTGTCCCTCGACGAGGGCAAGTACCTGACGGAACTACGCCAGTTTCGAGACACGACCATCAagatcgattcgatcgataGGAAGAGAAAGCATCATCCGGTTCATCAACCGCCCAGAATTCTTTATCAAGTCGGG GATAGCGAGGAAGAGCTGCCCGAATGCTCGGATCGAAGCGAAGTTTGCAGCAAGGTGGATCTATATGGATCACCGTGGGTCGAGAGACAATGTCGTTGTCCGGATGGCCGTAACTGTCCTAGTAGCTTGCATGGAGACGACGGGCATACAATAGTCGATAAAACACGGCAATACAAGCTTTGCGAACCAGTGAAACATCTTCCTATCTGTCGTTACTTCAA GGACATCACATGGACCTTGGCGCCAGGAGGAGGTCCGGCGAATGCGACCATTCAACGAGTCTACTGCCGCTGTCGGCCCAGCAGCGTGCCCTATCTAGTTCGAAGACAAGCGCACAGGTCTCCCGGAGGAAATCCAGGATTTATTTATGCTTTCGCGTGTTCTCCGCAAAGC AGACTCCGGTGTCAACACAAGGAGCCTTGTCGACTGTTCACCGTACGCAAGAGACGGACCTCGCAACTCGAAGAAGTGAACGCGTCGCCCCTTTGCCAATGTCCGAAGGGTCATCGGTGTCCCAGGCGTCACACGGATCCGGGTTCACTTCCGGCAAGATCCTATTCTGGCGTCTTGGAGATTAAGACTTATAGCGGATATTGCGTGCCTTCGCAATCCCATCGTTCCGAAGCGGTTTACACCGTATAA
- the Dsx-c73a gene encoding doublesex cognate 73A, with protein MKPIDGLAWLIILTTGAVALPSQSLAHLRGVQPKSKQTTPTYFGLDKSASFPAESNSSPITKSATGTGTGTGTGNGNGNGNGNGNGSGNGNVNGNSIDVDFRIGTGNAGNDEVDDDTVSRPISVAASATTAIDDPVIPMSSLSLSSLSLSSPLSLSLSPSPSPSSPFSMISPMSTGQNGFTQTIETMPTTSLPASSNTEKSIGASTTTNGTTIAGGTAAPINANTVSVETSSRTITPVQDAEGNDDASLTSKNLTTLFENFTTTPISISAKETRESPGKIRPQIKLTTNYTSLTETGVRLPEGASAALAKPTKYHYYPHNQHIYLLPECAVQQVCNAVYVRLNFTQPLCACPGRYRDPCSASLDSDDLHTTELVTDPRTKALTLVKTCEPVAEMRECRTPRDWSLLALQNVRTGKSHYLVICRCPDANILEGPMSHDQPTYASVPGIRVYGMMCVQGNRKGRPLRYTRSIADRPNKYAAENPVRVDAEETDERLSFPWYKVQQLMDTAVWN; from the exons ATGAAGCCTATCGATGGACTGGCTTGGTTGATCATTCTGACGACAGGAGCCGTGGCTTTGCCCTCCCAGTCGCTCGCTCATCTTCGAGGCGTGCAACCCAAGTCGAAGCAAACCACGCCAACCTATTTCGGCCTGGATAAATCTGCGAGTTTTCCAGCTGAATCGAACAGCAGCCCTATTACCAAAAGTGCGACTGGAACTGGAACTGGAACTGGAActggaaatggaaatggaaatggaaatggaaacgGAAACGGTAGCGGGAATGGGAATGTAAACGGCAACAGCATCGACGTCGATTTCAGAATTGGAACTGGAAACGCGGGTAACGACGAGGTTGACGACGACACGGTGTCGAGGCCGATATCCGTCGCGGCGTCTGCGACCACGGCCATCGACGATCCTGTTATTCCAATGTCGTCGCTGTCGCTTTCGTCGCTGTCGCTCTCGTCGCCGTTATCGTTGTCGTTGTCACCCTCGCCGTCACCGTCCTCGCCGTTCTCAATGATCTCGCCGATGTCGACCGGCCAGAACGGGTTCACCCAAACTATCGAGACAATGCCGACAACGTCGTTGCCAGCATCTTCCAACACCGAGAAATCTATCGGAGCATCGACGACAACGAACGGTACGACGATCGCAGGAGGGACCGCCGCGCCGATCAACGCGAACACAGTTTCCGTCGAAACATCCTCGAGAACCATTACTCCTGTACAGGACGCAGAAGGAAACGACGATGCGTCGCTGACGTCGAAAAATTTGACGACTCTCTTCGAAAATTTCACGACCACCCCGATTTCAATTTCAGCGAAGGAAACGCGAGAATCGCCTGGAAAAATTCGACCTCAGATCAAATTAACCACCAATTATACGAGCTTAACCGAG ACAGGAGTACGATTACCGGAAGGTGCAAGCGCGGCACTCGCGAAACCAACGAAATACCACTACTATCCGCACAATCAGCACATTTACCTACTGCCGGAGTGCGCGGTTCAACAAGTTTGCAACGCTGTCTACGTTCGACTGAATTTCACGCAACCTTTGTGCGCCTGTCCGGGAAGATATCGAGATCCTTGCAGCGCGTCTCTTGACAGCGACGATCTCCACACTACCGAGCTGGTCACGGACCCACGGACCAAG GCTCTCACTTTGGTGAAGACTTGCGAACCGGTGGCGGAAATGAGAGAATGCAGAACACCGCGAGATTGGTCTCTTCTCGCGTTGCAGAACGTACGAACAGGAAAATCTCATTATCTGGTAATATGCCGCTGCCCGGACGCCAATATACTCG AAGGCCCGATGAGCCACGACCAGCCGACTTATGCTAGCGTGCCAGGAATTCGTGTCTACGGAATGATGTGTGTACAAGGGAATAGAAAAGGCCGACCTTTGCGATACACGCGAAGCATAGCGG ATCGTCCAAACAAATACGCTGCAGAGAATCCTGTCCGCGTCGACGCCGAAGAAACGGACGAACGACTAAGCTTTCCGTGGTACAAGGTGCAACAACTAATGGATACAGCAgtttggaattaa